A stretch of DNA from Bacteroidales bacterium:
CTTTACAATGTAGAATCCATCACTCAAAATTTGAAGAACAATAATGAGCTAATTACACAAATTTTTAGAAATCTTCATCAAATCACAGATTCTCTTACTCGTGTTAAATTCGTTGAAACCATCTCAAATGCCAATCAAACCATTTATCAATTCAATGAAATTGCTTACAAAATTAATAGCGGCAATGGTAGTATAGCTTTATTACTCAATAATGATTCACTGTATAGAAACCTTCAAAAATCTTTAGAAGATTTAGATTTACTCATCCAGGATCTACGACTTAATCCTCACCGGTATGTACATTTTAGCTTAATCGGCCCCATTCAAAAACAAAACAAATATAAGCCTCGCACTTCTGTACGATAAAGTAAACATAAAAATTCAAATCATGACGAAGCCTCTTCTTGTTACTGAACCTTTTTTACCTCCGATCGATGAATACATTGAACTCTTAGAAAAAATATGGGAACGAAAATGGTTAACTAATCAAGGGCCATTTCATCAACAATTGGAGGCAGAACTATGTTCTTTACTTAACGTTCCTTATATTTCTTTATTTTCCAATGGAACGTTAGCATTGATAGCTTCATTGAAACACTTTGAGATACAAGGAGAAGTCATAACAACACCTTTTAGCTTTGTTGCAACCACCCATGCCATTCGTTGGGCTGGAGCCTCACCGGTTTTTGCAGACATAGATTCCGAATATTTTAATCTCGACCCTCTTCAAGTAGAAAAAGCTATCACCGATAAAACCTCTGCTATTTTGGCTGTTCATGTTTATGGTAATCCTTGTCAAGTGGAAGAATTAGAACGTATTGCTCGCAAACATAATCTGAAACTTATCTTCGATGCGGCACATGCTTTTGCTGTCAGAAAAAAAGATAAAAGTATTCTTCTGTATGGAGACTTGTCAGTTTTAAGTTTTCATGCTACCAAAGTTTTTACTACCATTGAAGGAGGTGCTATCGTCAGTCATAACAAAGAGGAAAAAGAGAAGATCGATCAGCTTAAAAATTTTGGTTTCGTCAACGAAAAAACAATTTTGCTTGAAGGATTTAACGCCAAAATGAACGAATTTCAAGCAGCTTTTGGATTAGTCCAGTTAAAATACCTTTCTTCTCTTATCGAAAAAAGAAAAATACTCACAGAGCTATATCGAAATGGTCTTAGAGATATTGACGGAATTAAATTTCTTACCGATCAGCCAGGAATAGTTCATAATTATGCATATTTTCCTATTCTTATTAATGAGGAAATAACAGGAAAAAGTGCAGCATTTATTTATGAAGAATTTAAGAAATATAATATTTTCACCCGACGTTATTTCTATCCGCTTATTTCCAATCTTCCTATGTATCGACATCTTGCTAGTGCCCATCCGAGTAATTTACCGATTGCCAATTATGTATCCGAAAGAATTTTATGTCTTCCACTTTCAGCAAATTATACACCATCTCAAATTGAGTATGTTATAGATTCACTTAAGAGAATTATTTCATGAACACTTACATTTCATAAATAAGATGAGCGCTTACCTCCACATTTTTCCCCCTAATAACCATTTTCTTCATCATGCAATCCGTCTATGCCAAGATCATCCATCTCAACACATTTTCTGGGAAATTAAACCAACTCATGCAGTCGGTCTTAAAGAAAAAATTTCCGAGCGTATCATTGTTATTAGAGGTAATGTAAGCTTATTATTAAAATATCTCCGTAGTCACGCCAAAGAAATCTCGATGATCTTATTTCACAGCCTCTTAAAAGAAAACTTTAATGCAGCATGGAAATTGAAGCACCTTTCTTCTGAAATTCCTTTTGGTTGGGTTATTCATGGTGCTGAAGTAGTCCAATATCAAATTAATCCTGCTAAGTATTTATTACCCCTTACCAGAAAAGCTTATTATGCACTCGGTTATCACCGAACATTGCTTCCAATTTGGCGAAGTTATCAACGAGCGATCAAAAAAGATTTAAAGAGCCTACTTAAATATTTTACTTATTTTTTGCATTTTATGCCCGAAGAGATAGAATGGGTTAAGCAAGAACTTGGTCTGGTTAACACTCATCATAAATCTCTTTTTTTTACCTATGTTTCTCTTGAAACTTATCTTCCCCAACCTATTTCTATAAAAACGCAAATAGATAGGAAAAAACTTCTCCTTGCAAACTCTGCATCTTTTACGAGTAATCATTTGGACTTTATTTCCGATTTTCGAGACCAATTAATGGAAATAAAACCCGAAATTATCATACCTTTAAACTATGGAAATCATAAATACGCTAGTTATTTAACACAAAAACTATCTCGAAACAAAGAATTGAATTATTTTCTTTTGACTGAATATCTACCATTTGAGAGCTATCAAGAAATTCTTGCAAGTTGTTCATGCATGGTCTTTAATCATCTGCGTCAGCAAGGTCTTGGCAATTTAATGATAGGACTTTGGTCGGGTGCAAGAATTTACCTTCAGCCCTGTACATCTACGTTCCAATTTTTAAAGAAGAAGAAATTTTACATCTTTAACCTTAAGGAAGATTCACTCATCGTTGATTTTCTTCCCTACCCTCAAGTACTACATAATAGACGCCTCATCGAAGAAAACTTTTCATCCCCTCTAATCCAAAAAAAATTATTCAATACATTACCACCTGAATAAAAAGGTTATTTAGTTATTATCAAAGGTATAGATGTATCATTAATTCGCAAATAGTAGCTTCCTGCAGGTAAATCATGAACTTCTATACTTGAAGTTTGTTCTATAAAGAAACCTTGTTTGACACATTTGCCAAACATATCATATATTGCCCATTGCTCAGAAGAAATGTTTTTGAGATACAAAACATCACCAACCGGGTTTGGATAGGCAATGGGAGTTATGAGATCAATGGTTTCAATTCCAGCACCTGACTCAACGGTAGCTTTAACTTCGTCAACGAGAAGTTTGGTACCTTTTTGAGGAGCATAACCAGCAGATGAAATAAAAACAATATTCATCGAATCAGGTGTTTGAACACAGTTTAAATTTACCTGAAAAGATTGAAAAGAAGATGTTGAAAATTTATACATAAAATAACTAAGATCGATAGTATCGCGTGTTTGAGTGGATGAATTCCACTTAGTACAAGTTACTACAATAACCATGGTATCACTTGTAGCTGGAATATATTTGAATTTTCCACTGACCGAAAGAACCTTTCTTCCTTGGGTTGGTACTCCTGCATGAGAAAATGTAAGAGAAAACGTACCTATATCAAAATTTACTGGACTTAAAGAAAGAATACCAGGCAAGGTAAACAATACAGCATCAACCGTTTCTATCTCCGCAGAATAATTACCTGCATAGGCATCTGTACTTTGCTTTACTGTATGCAAAGCATAAAAGCCAAGGTCGATCTTTAATTCGTTCCAATTAGTAGGTGTATTTTGATCGGACCAATTTTCAAATCCACCGTTTGGAACAATGATAGGTGCTTGAGCAAAAATATAACCAAAAATTACTAATGCTAATAAGGTTACTATCTTTTTCATATCACTATTTTTGTTTGCTAATATAATGAAATTTTATGAAACAAGCTTTAATTTCAATTTGGGCTAGTGGCAATGGGAGCAATGCGGAAAATATTGTTCGATTTTTTCAGAATCACCCTTATATTAAAGTTGATAACATCTTAACCAACAAAATTGATGCTGGTGTCATTATAAAAGCGAAAAATTTAGGCATACCTTGTTTTTATTTTCCTTCTAAAGATTTCACCAATGGAGAAAAAATTCTGACTTTTTTGCAAAAAAATAAAGTCTCACACATTGTTCTTGCTGGATTTCTCATACGAGTTCCTGAATCAATTATACAAAAGTTTAGAAACAAAATCATTAACATTCACCCTGCCCTACTTCCAAAGTATGGAGGAAAAGGTATGTATGGGAGATACGTTCATGAAGCTGTTATAAAAGACAAGCAGACAAAAAGCGGCATCACCATTCATCTAGTTGACGAAGAATACGATCATGGAAAAATTGTTTTTCAATATGAAATAGACCTTGATGAAAATGAATCACCCGAAAGTTTAGAACACAAGATACATTCTCTGGAGTATCAATTTTATCCTGTTGTCATTGAAAAATGGATCATGGGAAAGCTATTTATTTAGCATAAGAAATAGCTCTTGTTTCACGAATGACTGTTATCTTGATCTGACCTGGGTAAGTGAGTGATTCTTGAATCTTTTTACTTAGTTGAAGTGAAAGAGTCGTAGCATCTACGTCACTAATCTTTTCAGCTCCTACAATAACTCTGAGTTCTCGACCAGCTTGGATGGCATATGCTTTCTGAACACCATCAAAGCTCATAGCGATGCTTTCAAGTGCTGTAAGTCGCTGCAAATAACTTTCAATGACCTCTCGTCGTGCACCAGGTCGTGCACCTGAAATGGCATCACATGCTTGAACGACTGGTGCTAATAAGGTTTGCATTTCGACTTCTTCGTGATGCGAACCAATAGCATTAACTACATCAGGGTGTTCATTGTATTTTTTAGCAAGATTCATCCCTACAATAGCATGCGGCTCATCCAGCTGAACATCAACAACTTTGCCTATATCATGGAGTAACCCAGCTCTTCGTGCTAACTTTGGATTTAGCCCTAGTTCACTAGCCATGATACCGCAGAGTTGAGCAACCTCAATGCTGTGCTGCAAAAGATTTTGTCCATAAGAAGTTCTATACTTCATCTTACCCACAAGACGAATGAGCTCGACATGCATGTTAGAAAAACCAAGATCATACACAACCCTTCTACCAGTTTCAATAATCTCTTGCTCCATTTGTTGCTTTACTTTGGCTGCTACTTCTTCAATACGAGCTGGATGAATACGTCCATCTCTGACAAGAATTTCAAGCACTTTTCGAGCAATTTCTCTTCGATATGGGTCAAATGAACTAATTGTGATTGTCTCAGGAGTATCGTCGATGTTAATATCAACACCTAGTATGGTTTCAAGTGTCTTAATGTTACGCCCCTCTCTTCCAATGATTCTTCCTTTCATCTCATCGCTCGCAATGGTAAAACTAGACACAGAAGCTTCGGCCGATACGTCGGCAGCTATTCTCTGAATAGTTTCAACAATAATTTTCCTTGCTTCTTTCTCGGCATTGAAGCGTGTTTCTTCGATAATATCTTTAGCTCGAGTTATAGCCTCACGTTTTGCCTCATCAAAAAACCTATTGATAAGTTCTTCTTTTGCTTCTTTCGCAGATAAACCAGATATTTTTTCAAGCTGCTCTATGGTTTGCTTACGCAATAATTCAATATCTTCGTTCTTCTTTTGAATGCTTTCCAGTTGCTTATTCAAGTTATCCTTCATTTCTTGCAACTCTTTTTCCTTCTTTTGCAGATCCTCTATCTTTTGATTGTACAGAAGTTCCTTTTGCTTAAGTTTAGTCTCGTAACTTAATAATTTTTTTTCTTGTTCTTGCTTATAACGTTCAACCTGAGTTCTGCTTTTTTCAATTTCAGCTTTCATTTGTAAAAATTGTTCCTTAGCTTCCAGTAGTTTTGCCTGCTTCATCATTTCAGCCTTGTTCTCTGCTTCTTGTAACAGTTGATTTCTCTTTTTATGTGCGTTTTTCTTAAACAAAAAATTCCATGTCAGAAAAGCGGAAATCAACACGACAATCTCAACGATAATCAAAATCCAATGTACATTCATACTTAAGAAAGATTTTAGTTAAACATGCAGAAGAGAAGCTTACCAACAGGGAAGAATCAAATATTTTTCTTTGAGAAAGAATACAAGGACTTCTGTGTTTCCTTGTACAGCCTATGTAAATATTCTTTAAGTTGATCTTCTTCCTTTTTCCTGGATAGTTCACTTTTATGTTTTTCCAATAATACATCAATAAGCATCAGTAAAGCTATTTCAAATAGGTCTTTACGAGGATATTTCTTTTGCAAACCAATGAGTGTTTGCTCTATGGAAGAAGCAATATTTTTAACATCCGATACATGTTCGGGGGATACAGAAACAACAAGAGGCCTTTGAAGCAATATCAGTTCTAATTTTTCTATACGATTATTAGTTTTTTCTGGTTTCATTCTTCTTTAAGATAAGTTAAACATGTGTCGATGTCCTGAATTAACGTTTTTATTTCTTCCCTGTTGATCATAGTAGGAAGTGCGGCATGTGAAAACCCCTTTCGCGTCTGCAAAAGTTCTTTTTGTAAATCGTCAATGGCAGCTTGCAAAAAAGCTTTTTCTTCCATCCACTTAGTTTTGTTTTCAAATACAGCCTGAAAATAAGTTTGCAAGGTCAAATCTAGTTTAGCAATAAGTTTAAGCACTTCCTCCATGTTTCTCTTCCAATATGCAAAATTAAACAAAAAAAATTTTTTGTTTTAAGATATAAAAAAAGCTGTCCGAAGACAGCCTTCAAAAAGAATAAAATAAATTACTGTTTTGATCTGGACTCGTTTACAATAATTTTTCTTCCTTCTAAAATGGTCCCATTTAAAGATTGAATAGCTTTTTTAGCTTCTTCATCGTTTCCCATGGTCACAAAACCAAAACCTTTGCTCCGTCCTGTAAACCTATCGGTTATAACGGTAGCAGATTCTACTTCTCCGAACGTAGAGAAGACTTCTCTTAGATCATCACTTGTGATCCTGTAATTTAAATTTCCAACGTAAATAATCATAATGATGCTACTTTTTGAACATGCTAGATAAGGTAATCCAGAAAAGTGCTTCCCGCAACGAATCTGAAAACTTAAATAGCATGACAAAGATACAACATTATTTGAAATTATGAAATTAAATCACATTAAAACAAAATTCAAAATTAAGTCCACGACAAATGCTGATCCTCCCCACAATATTACATTCTTAACAAGTTTGGATCTAGCTATATCCTGATATCCCAGAATGTAGTATTTGTTCATACCTTCACTTAAATATTTTTTGGGAAAATAGGGGACAGTATATGCGAGAATAAGTGCGACTAAACCAGGAATAGAGAGCGTATAAATTGGACTAATATCTAATATAAAACCTGCTAAAGTTATTCCAAATACAGCAGGACCAATGAGATAATTATGAAAATTTTCCCTTGCAAAGCGAGCACCTTCGATATAACTTTTGATTTCATTAGTATCTTCTAAGTTCTCAATGCTATCCTGAGAATAGAGGATTTGATGGTTTCCATCAGCATATATGATCTCAAATACAGCCGAACGCGAAATCAACTTAGGTTTCATCCTACCCTGAGAATTAACAAATCGTTGATTGTCTTTTAAAAACTCAATATTAACTGAATCGACGCGTGTAACCTGCAAGTTGTACATTAGCTTCCCATTGTAGAATACAAGTGTATCACTCTGGGAAAAAACTATATTTAAACACCACAAAAAAAAAGTTAATTGTATGATATTTCTCATAAAAAAAAATGATAACAAAATTATGAAATAACTTTCAGAACTCATCAGTAATACTACTTATTTTTGTCAAAAATAAAAACCATGATAAAAAATAATTTTTTCAACAGGCATATAGGCCCCTCAGAAAACCAAATTCAATTTATGCTCAATGAATTAGGATTGCATTCATTGAACGAACTCTTAGCAAAAACTATCCCAGATAGCATAAGAAGTGAAAAACCACTTCCATATTTTGAAGGTTTAAATGAATTTGAACTAATTCAAAAAATGAAAGAATTTGGAGCTCAAAATAAGATTTACAAGTCATTTATTGGCCTCGGTTACTATGGGACTATCATGCCAGGTGTCATTCAGAGAAATATTCTTGAAAACCCCGGCTGGTATACTTCATATACTCCATATCAAGCAGAAATCAGCCAAGGAAGGTTGGAAGCACTTTTAAATTTTCAAACCATGGTTGTCGATTTGACTGGCTTGCCTATAGCCAATGCATCTATGTTAGACGAAGCTACTGCTTGTGCCGAAGCTATGATTATGACTTATAATGCTCGAAGTAAAGAAAAAATCCAAAATGGAGCTAATGTTTTTATAATTTCTGATCGATTATTTCCACAAAGTATTGAGGTTATCAAAACTAGAGCAAAAGCTCTCGGCATCGAAACACGCATAGTAGATGTACAAAATCTAGACTTGAACGATAAAGTATTTGGTTTGATTGTCCAATACCCAGATCAATATGGAAGAATTGATGATTTTAAACCACTGATTGAAAAGGCACATCAAGTTGGGGCTTTGGTCATTATGGCCGCAGACATCTTGTCATTAACACTTCTTACTCCTCCCGGTGAAATAGGAGCAGATATTGCTGTAGGTTCTACACAACGCTTCGGTATTCCAATGGGATTTGGTGGACCTCATGCAGCTTACTTTGCCGTTAAAATGGATCTTGTAAGACTTATGCCCGGTCGAATTATTGGCTTGTCTAAGGATCGAAATGGGAGAAAAGCCTTGCGGATGACTCTTCAAACTAGAGAACAACACATAAAACGTGAAAGAGCCACCTCAAATATATGTACTGCCCAAGCACTTCTTGCTATCATGGCAGGTATGTATGCAGTCTATCATGGACCTGAAGGCTTAAAAAAAATAGCACTAGATATTCATGGACTTACAACTCTTTTTAATCATCATATCAAACAACTTGGATATGAACAACTCAATGACAATTTCTTTGATACTTTACATATCAAACTACCCGAAAACGTTTCTATTGACAAAATTCGAGCTCAAGCCCTTGAGAATAAAATGAATCTTAGATACATCAACCACGACGAAATTGGCATTAGTTTCGACGAAACATCCACCATCGATGATGTCAAGATTCTTTTGAATATTTTTGCTACAGCTAATAATGCTCCTCATTCTTCTATATTGGAAATCAATTCCTTAAATACTTATGATTCTTCAAAAACTTCATTGGATGAAAAATTTATTCGTACTTCACCCTATTTGACTCATCCAATCTTCAATACATATCACAGCGAAACTGAAATGATGCGCTATCTTAAATATCTTGAAAACAAGGATCTTGCACTTAATCGTACGATGATTCCTTTAGGAAGTTGCACGATGAAGCTTAACGCGGCCACTGAATTATTTTATTTATCCTGGCCAGAATTCGGAAACCTACATCCTTTTGTGCCATCCGATCAAGCACAAGGAATTTTGAAATTATTGGAGGAATTTGAAGAATATTTGAAGGCCATTACTGGCTTTGAGAAAGTAACATTCCAACCCAACAGTGGTGCTGCTGGGGAATATACTGGATTATTAACAATCAAAGCTTATCATGAATATCACGGTCAAGGACACCGTAACGTATGCCTTATTCCGGCTTCGGCTCATGGAACAAATCCTGCATCAGCTGCTATGGCCGGCATGAAAGTGGTCGTAATTAAAACTGATCCATACGGTAATATCGACATCGAAGATTTAAAACTCAAAGCTGAACAAAATTCGCAAAATCTCGCTGCATTAATGATAACTTATCCTTCAACACATGGTGTATTCGAGCATCATGTGAAAGAAATAATCGATATTGTTCATCGTCATGGAGGTCTTGTATACATGGATGGAGCTAACTTAAATGCCCAAGTTGGATATACGAACCCCAGCACTATTGGAGCAGACATATGCCACCTCAATTTGCATAAGACATTTGCTATCCCTCATGGAGGAGGTGGTCCAGGGGTTGGTCCTGTAGCTGCTAACAGCAAATTGGCTCCTTTCTTACCAGGTCATCCCTTTCAAGAAAAAACCAGTGATTTGGCTACTACAGCTGTTTCAGCAGCACCTTACGGAAATGCACTTGTTATACCAATTTCCTATGCTTATGTTAAAATGATGGGATCGGAAGGTTTAAATAAGGCTACGGCAGTTGCCATATTGAATGCTAATTACATCATGAAAAAACTCGAACCTTACTACAAAATTGTTTATCGTGGTGAAAATGGTTTCGTTGCACATGAATTTATTTTGGACTGCAGAGAATTTTACAAAATAGGCATTACGGAAATTGACATTGCTAAACGACTTATGGATTATGGTTTTCACGCGCCAACTGTTTCCTTTCCTGTTCACGGGACATTGATGATCGAACCTACTGAAAGTGAACCTTTTTCTGAAATACAAAGATTCATTGATGCCATGATATCTATTCGAAAGGAAATTCAGGAGATAGAAGAAAATAAATATTCAAAGGACTACAATCTGCTAAAAAATGCACCTCATGTCCTTGAAGATTTCATTCAACATGAATGGATCTATCCTTATTCAAAAGAAAAGGCTGCGCAGATTCCACCTCACGGTCAGAAATACTGGCCATCAGTTGCCCGAATCGATGAAGCCTATGGCGATAGAAATCTTGTTTGCACGTGTGAACCTATTGAAAATTACATGTAAAACATTTTTAAAAAAATTGTTTTTTTTGTTTTTTTTAAAAAAAAATATAATTTTGCATTACAAAATCTAATGCCTATGAAAAAGTTATTTACCATCGTATTAGCATTTGCTACCGTAGGGTTAATTTTTGCCCAGCAATTTGCAGGAAAACAACAAATTGAAAAATTCTATCAATTACCTTTTAAGTCATCAGTAAAAACTCCGACTGACACTTGTGGTTTTTCACCTTATTTCATTCCAGAATTTGCTCCAAGCCAGCAAGTTTATTTATACTCCTATACTGGTGGTGGCTATGTTTTTGGTAACAATGTAGACGGAGTAAACACATGTGCTCAGGGATATGTTTATCAGGGTACTGTAGGTATTGAAGGTTGTGCGTTTCTCTTTGGTGCTAAACACCAAACAGCAAACAGTACAATGACCGTCAAAGCATATCTGGTAAATGGACAAGCAAAAAATGAAAATAACACTACTACACCTGGTCCGGGAACACTGCTTGGAAGTACCACATTAACCATGAGCCAAGTTGACACAACATGGCCCAATTTTACTATCGTATCATTTGCTCAACCTCTAGCCGCTACCAATGATTTTGCTGTAGCCATTGATTTTAACCAACTTTCTCCCAATGGAGATACAGCTGGGCTTGTTTGTGATATGGATGGTGATGCTAATCAGCTTGATTATGCATTTCATCAATATATGGGTACATGGTATGTCACTGATTATGCATTCGGTGGTCTAGATGTTAACATAGCCATTTTCCCCATTGTCAACAGAAATTATGTTGGACTTGATGCTGAACATTCATTCTATGGTATGCGTTCCAATAGCTATCCTAACCCTGCTAGTGATCAAGTGACAATTGAATACGTTCTAGATAATTCTACCGAAGTCACTATAGAAATTCTTGGTTCCAACGGACAACTCATTGCTGAATACAAACAAGGCCTAAAACAAGCTGGTAAGCATTCTTTTGATGTCAATGTAAGCAACTTTGCAAGTGGAAAGTATTACTTTTCTATTAAATCAAATGGAAAAAGACTTATTAAATCTTTTGATATAGTGAAGTAATTTTTTCTCGTAAAAGAATATGAAACTGCCCCTAATGGGGCAGTTTTTTTTATCTTTATCTTAAATTCAATCACATTTTATCAATTTATTTCTCTTAAAAAATAGGTAAATTCTTTTTCTCATTTTTATTTTGTCATTCCAATTGAGAGTAATATGATGTGGATAACAATTTTATGCTTTTTCAATAATGAATCAATAATAAACCCTTCCTGTGTGGAAGGGTTTAATGATAATTATTATTCTTCTTATAAATTAGTTAGTTAAAAGGAGGAGTAATTGATTTTCTTTTTGGGAAACAGATATTTGAGCATTATTTCATGAGAAGAAGGATAGACGTTTTTAAGATCGGTAGTAGCATAATCGTAAGAATAACCTAACATGACTTTATCCATCATTAGAATTCCTAGACTTATAGAAAGAGCAGCACGGGTTCTATAAACAAAGCCAATCCAATAGCGTTCATTTAGCTCAAGTCGTACACCAGCATCCAATTGCAATGGTGCACCTTGAGTTGTTTTAAACAACACATGAGGTTCTAATATAGATTTTTCACCACTGGGAATACGAACACCTCCTACAGCATAAAAATGGCGATAAAGAGTGCCAACCTGGCTCTCACTACCAAACTTAACAGAACCATTCAAAAGTTGAGGAATCGAAAAACCAGCGTAAAAAAACTCTCCATGGATAAACGTTGATGCAGTAAAATCAAAAAACGAATTACTTTCTTTAATTCGTGGAATCACCTGTTCAGCATTATCATTAAAGGTTAAAAGAGAACCATCTACATTGATATTAGCAAATTGTCCAGACAAACCTAAGGCCCAATATATGTTTTTCACAACTTCTAGTCTATAGGTAAATCCTAGATCAACGCTAAAGCGGGTATAAGCCCCAACCTTGTCAGCTATCATCATGCTACTTAGGTTTGATCCCATGTTAAGAGGACCATGTATAGTAAGAACCGATGTCTTGGGTGCACCATCTAATCCTGTCCACTGATTTCTGTAAAGCAATCCAATTTCGAAACGTTCTGAAGATCCAGCACATGCAGTATTATATAGCAAAGGGTTGAAATAATATTGGCTATAGAGGGGCAGCTGTTGAGCCCTCAACCAGCTGCCTATCCCTATAACTGAAAACAAAATGAAAATAATTTTTCCTTTATTCATAATATTACTCTCTAATGATTGTTACATAGCCAGCAATGATTGGATCTCCATTTCCTTTGTCAAATACAAAATAATAGGTACCATCTGGCAAGGGTTTACCAATGGAAGTTCCATCCCAGTCATTGAGGTATGGCTTGGCTTCATACACTTTGTTACCCCAACGGTTATAGACAGAAAGCTTGTTTTTCGGGTATTTTTCGGCATTAGTAATCATCCATACATCATTAATTCCGTCACCATTAGGACTGAATGAATTGACAAAGCTTACATCTCCAGGGGTTTGATTCCTCATCAAGTATACATAAACGGTATCCGTACTTGA
This window harbors:
- the gcvP gene encoding aminomethyl-transferring glycine dehydrogenase, whose product is MIKNNFFNRHIGPSENQIQFMLNELGLHSLNELLAKTIPDSIRSEKPLPYFEGLNEFELIQKMKEFGAQNKIYKSFIGLGYYGTIMPGVIQRNILENPGWYTSYTPYQAEISQGRLEALLNFQTMVVDLTGLPIANASMLDEATACAEAMIMTYNARSKEKIQNGANVFIISDRLFPQSIEVIKTRAKALGIETRIVDVQNLDLNDKVFGLIVQYPDQYGRIDDFKPLIEKAHQVGALVIMAADILSLTLLTPPGEIGADIAVGSTQRFGIPMGFGGPHAAYFAVKMDLVRLMPGRIIGLSKDRNGRKALRMTLQTREQHIKRERATSNICTAQALLAIMAGMYAVYHGPEGLKKIALDIHGLTTLFNHHIKQLGYEQLNDNFFDTLHIKLPENVSIDKIRAQALENKMNLRYINHDEIGISFDETSTIDDVKILLNIFATANNAPHSSILEINSLNTYDSSKTSLDEKFIRTSPYLTHPIFNTYHSETEMMRYLKYLENKDLALNRTMIPLGSCTMKLNAATELFYLSWPEFGNLHPFVPSDQAQGILKLLEEFEEYLKAITGFEKVTFQPNSGAAGEYTGLLTIKAYHEYHGQGHRNVCLIPASAHGTNPASAAMAGMKVVVIKTDPYGNIDIEDLKLKAEQNSQNLAALMITYPSTHGVFEHHVKEIIDIVHRHGGLVYMDGANLNAQVGYTNPSTIGADICHLNLHKTFAIPHGGGGPGVGPVAANSKLAPFLPGHPFQEKTSDLATTAVSAAPYGNALVIPISYAYVKMMGSEGLNKATAVAILNANYIMKKLEPYYKIVYRGENGFVAHEFILDCREFYKIGITEIDIAKRLMDYGFHAPTVSFPVHGTLMIEPTESEPFSEIQRFIDAMISIRKEIQEIEENKYSKDYNLLKNAPHVLEDFIQHEWIYPYSKEKAAQIPPHGQKYWPSVARIDEAYGDRNLVCTCEPIENYM
- a CDS encoding T9SS type A sorting domain-containing protein, with amino-acid sequence MKKLFTIVLAFATVGLIFAQQFAGKQQIEKFYQLPFKSSVKTPTDTCGFSPYFIPEFAPSQQVYLYSYTGGGYVFGNNVDGVNTCAQGYVYQGTVGIEGCAFLFGAKHQTANSTMTVKAYLVNGQAKNENNTTTPGPGTLLGSTTLTMSQVDTTWPNFTIVSFAQPLAATNDFAVAIDFNQLSPNGDTAGLVCDMDGDANQLDYAFHQYMGTWYVTDYAFGGLDVNIAIFPIVNRNYVGLDAEHSFYGMRSNSYPNPASDQVTIEYVLDNSTEVTIEILGSNGQLIAEYKQGLKQAGKHSFDVNVSNFASGKYYFSIKSNGKRLIKSFDIVK
- a CDS encoding type IX secretion system membrane protein PorP/SprF, encoding MNKGKIIFILFSVIGIGSWLRAQQLPLYSQYYFNPLLYNTACAGSSERFEIGLLYRNQWTGLDGAPKTSVLTIHGPLNMGSNLSSMMIADKVGAYTRFSVDLGFTYRLEVVKNIYWALGLSGQFANINVDGSLLTFNDNAEQVIPRIKESNSFFDFTASTFIHGEFFYAGFSIPQLLNGSVKFGSESQVGTLYRHFYAVGGVRIPSGEKSILEPHVLFKTTQGAPLQLDAGVRLELNERYWIGFVYRTRAALSISLGILMMDKVMLGYSYDYATTDLKNVYPSSHEIMLKYLFPKKKINYSSF